A window of the Bdellovibrio sp. ZAP7 genome harbors these coding sequences:
- a CDS encoding nucleotidyl transferase AbiEii/AbiGii toxin family protein, with amino-acid sequence MKISKEMSRKQFAAAVVQQLEKHSISCVLVGGACVSIYTDEKHASKDLDFISPSSQENIEKALAEIGFERKGRYFNHPDSELYVEFPTGPVAIGNRIPVKPEGELKVQKTTIQMLSPTQSVMDRLSAWFHWNDRRSLIHALWICEKQPVSIDKIRRWAANENSEEKFGQFLEQYKKLSKK; translated from the coding sequence ATGAAAATTTCAAAAGAAATGAGTCGTAAACAGTTTGCAGCGGCCGTCGTTCAACAGCTCGAAAAACACAGCATCTCCTGTGTACTTGTCGGGGGAGCGTGCGTCTCCATTTACACAGATGAAAAACACGCATCGAAAGATTTAGATTTTATCTCTCCGTCGTCTCAGGAAAATATCGAAAAGGCACTGGCTGAAATTGGTTTTGAGAGAAAAGGAAGATACTTTAATCACCCAGACTCTGAGCTCTACGTCGAGTTTCCAACAGGACCCGTCGCCATCGGGAATAGAATCCCAGTTAAACCCGAAGGTGAGTTGAAAGTTCAAAAGACGACAATTCAAATGTTGTCGCCCACACAATCGGTTATGGATCGATTGTCAGCATGGTTTCACTGGAATGATCGCAGAAGTCTTATTCATGCATTGTGGATTTGTGAAAAACAGCCCGTGAGTATTGATAAGATTCGAAGATGGGCCGCCAATGAAAACTCAGAAGAAAAGTTCGGGCAGTTTCTGGAACAATACAAAAAGCTAAGTAAGAAATAA
- a CDS encoding winged helix-turn-helix domain-containing protein: protein MLAELVGSKTTEKCLIYLAGQGEAYPLEISKTFGISNTQVIRTLNKLEQADILVGQEVGRLRMYSLNSRWILAKELKAMLDKVLMMMPLEEQEKYFMKRKRPRKKNKVI, encoded by the coding sequence ATGTTGGCGGAATTAGTCGGAAGCAAAACCACAGAGAAATGTCTGATCTATCTTGCTGGGCAGGGTGAGGCTTACCCTTTGGAGATTTCTAAGACATTTGGAATTAGCAACACCCAGGTTATTCGTACTTTAAATAAGCTTGAGCAAGCGGACATATTGGTCGGCCAAGAAGTGGGGCGCTTGCGCATGTACTCTTTAAATTCAAGATGGATACTGGCAAAAGAATTGAAAGCCATGCTGGATAAAGTTCTTATGATGATGCCGCTTGAAGAGCAAGAAAAGTACTTTATGAAAAGAAAACGCCCCCGTAAAAAGAATAAAGTTATTTAG